CGATCTGGTCGTCACCCCGGACGCGAAGTTCCTGGCTGACCCGAAGACCCAGTACCCGGTAACGGTGGACCCGTCCACCTCGTCGCTGTCGAGCGTCTTCGACACCTATGTCCAGCAAGGCGAGACCGTCGACTGGTCCACTGACACCGAGTTGGACCTGGGTAACCCCGGCACCAAGAACGGTGACGGCACTTGGCGCACCGCGCGGTCGTTCATCTCGTGGAACACCGCGCCGATCTCGGACGCACTGGTGACCGATGCCAAGCTGTCCTTGTGGAACTTCCACTCCGGCAACACCGACTGTGTCGCCTACCCGTGGGAGGTTTGGTCCACCGGGGCGGCGTCCACGTCCTCGCGGTGGACCGCGCAGCCGGCGTGGACCGCCAAGAAGGCCACGTCCACCGAGACCAAGGGCAACCCCGCTTGCACCTCGGCTCCTGATGGCTGGATCAATGCCAATGTGACCACGTTGGTGCAGGAATGGGCCTCCGCGAAGGCGGCCAAGGGCCACATGGGCCTGCGGGCCACGAGCGAAACGGTCACGGCGCAATGGAAGCGGGTCAACTCCGCCAACGCCGCGTCCAACCCGCCGAAGCTGACCGTTACCTACAACTACCGTCCCCGCACAGGCACCAAGCAGGAGGCGGGACCGCCGTTCTTCTCGTACAGCGGCGCCTACATGGTGAACACGTTGACGCCGACGCTACGTGACACCTTCGTCGACGCCAACGGGGACAAGGTCAACGGCACCTTCCAGATCTTCGACAGCGTCACCGACACCCAGGTCGGAAACGTCATCGTCTCCCCGTACGTCCCCTCCGGTCAGGTCGCCTCGGTGACCGTCCCCGGTGGAGTGCTGACCAACGGAAAGACCTACAAGTTCCGCACCTCGCCCTACGACGGGGCGCACTACAACCTCGGGTGGTCTGCCTGGAAGTCCTTCACGGTCGACACCACCGCACCGTCCGCCCCGACAGCCATCACCTCGACGGACTACCCGTCCACCTCGTGGGTCAAGGGTGCAGGTCAGACGGGCACGTTCACCATCACGCCGAACGGCACGAACCATAACTGGCTCGAGTGGTCTTTGGACGGGGCGACCTGGACCAAGGTCGGTACAGCCGGCTCCACCGCTGCCAAGCCCATCGGCGTCACCCCGCCCAAGGACGGCACCCACACGCTCCAGGTGCGGCAGGTCGACAAAGCCGACAACAAGTCCGAGGCCATCGACTACACCTTCCACGCCGGCCCCGGCGGCTTCGTCCAGCCCACCGACGGTGAGCGCACCGCCCGTCGCCTGCCGTTGGTCGCCGAGACAGACAGCGGCATGTACGACAACGTGTCGTTTTCCTGGCGCCGCTCCGAAGCCGACCCTTGGGTCCAGATCCCCGCTGGCGACGTCAGCTCTGGCGGCGTCCCGCTCACCGCTTGGCCGGCGGCGATGACCGGTGGCAAGAACGCGCCGCTGGTATGGAACACCACCGATACCGTCAACCCGGACGGCACGATCCAGATCAAGGCCAACTTCACCGGCCCGAACTCCGCCTCGGGCAGCACTGCCCCGCTGACCGTCGTCGTCGACCGCAACGCCAGCGGTGCAGCGAGCACCGAGATAGGCCCCGGCTCGGTGAACCTGCTGACGGGTGACTACAGCCTCTCGGCTGCCGACGTCTCTGCCTTGGGCCTGTCGGTATCCCGCACCGCTTCCTCACGCGGCCCGCAGCAGGCCGCCAACCAGGAGGGTCAAGCGGCGATCTTCGGCAAGCAGTGGGTGTCGGGCACCGCCGGTGAGGCGACTGAGTCGGACTACAGCCACATCCAGAAGGCCTCCGACACCGCCGTCGACGTGGTGATGACTGACGGCGACGCCATTCACTTTGCCGCCAACGCGGGTAAGACCGGCTGGATTCCAGAACCAGGTTCTGAGGCCCTGTCCCTCGCCGGCAGCGTCACGGGATCATTCACTCTCTCCGACACGCAGGGTACGGTCACCGAGTTCACCAAGCCCGACCCGGCGGTGGCGAGCTGGCAGGTCTCCAGCACGCTGCGGGACGGCCTCACCAACTCCACCATCACGGTTGTCTCCGAGACCGTGACTGTGGACGGCAAGAAACTGGCCCGCCCCAAGCGGGTCATCGCCCCCACCTCCGCGGTCAGCGCCGCCACCTGCACGGCGACACCGGCGACCAAGGGCTGCCGCGTCCTGGAGTACGCCTACGCGACCTCCACCACCGCCACCGGCTCCGCCTTCGGCGACTTCGCCGGGCAGGTGAGCGAGATCCGGCTGTGGTCCACCGAACCGGGTGCCAATTCGGCGACCTCGAAGTCGGTGCAGCAGTACCTGTACGACGACCAAGGCCGACTGCGCCGCGCCTGGAACCCACAGATCACCCCATCCCTGTTCACCGAGTACGCCTACGACACCGCGGGCCGCGTCACCAGCCTGACTCCGGCCGGTGAGCTGGCCTGGACGTTCATCTACGGCAAGGCCGGCAACGCGGCCACCGCAGGTGACGGCATGCTACTCAAGGCCTCCCGGGCCGGTCTGAAGCAAGGCACCTCGAACGTCGAGGAAGGCACCGCCTTCACCTCGGTCGTCTATGACGTGCCGTTGACCGGCTCTGACGCCCCCTACAAGATGGGCGCAGCGGATGTGAAGGCATGGGGCCAGAAGGACGCGCCTACGGACGCGGCCGCGGTCTTCCCCGCGGACGCCGTCCCGGCTGCGCACTCCGGTGACGCTCTCGGTGCCTCGTCCTACACGCGCGCCGACCTCACCTACATGGGCGTCTCCGGACGCTCTGTCAACGCGGTTACTCCTGGCGGGCATGTCGTCACCACCGAGTACGACCGCTTTGGCAATACAGTGAGCGAATTGTCCGCCTCCAACCGGGCCGTCGCACTCGGCGTCAGCGCCGCCGACCGGGCCGCGCAGGCCGATCTCGGCATCGCACAACTCTCTACCGCCGAGCGGGCGACCCTGCTCTCCACCATCTCGGTCTACAACGAAAACGGCATGCGGGCCCTGGAGAAGTTGAGCCCGCTGCGTCGGATCGACCTCACCGCTGATCTGAAGTCCGGGGCCACGACCCTGGTCCCAGCCGGTACCTCGGTGACGGCCCGTTCCTGGACACTCAACGAGTACGACGCGGGCCGCCCCACCGACGGCACCGCCAAGGTCAAGGACCAGGTCACCAAGGTCACCACAGGCGCCCAGGTGCGCGAGCACCCCGGTGTCCAGGGCGAGCCCCGCGTAATGCAGACCGTGTACGACTGGGCCAAGGGCCTACCCACCCAGACAAGCAAGGACCCGGGCGGTCTCGCGGTCACCGAGACCACCGAATACGACGCCCAGGGCCGCATCACCAAGCAACGACTGCCCGGCGCCAACGGCACCGACGCCGCAACCCGCGTAACCACCTACTGGTCCGCGACCGGAACGGGAGCCTGCCAAGGCCGCCCAGAGTGGGCCGACCAAGTCTGCTCCGCAGGCCCTGCGGGCGCGATCACCGGAGGCGGCTCCAACCCGGCGCAGCTGCCTACGTCCACCACCGAATACAACTGGTGGGGAGCCCCGGCGAAAGTCTCGGACACTGCCAACAGCGTGACCCGTACCACGACGATCACCTACGACAATGCGGGCCGCCCCACCAAAGTGGCTGTCACTGGCGGAATCGGCCAAGCGGTCCCTGAGGTGACCACGGAGTATGACCCGGCCTCAGGTCGTACCCTCAGGACCGTCTCGCCGAGCGGCGGAGTCATCACCAGGGTCTACGACAAGCTCGGCCGCATAAT
This DNA window, taken from Streptomyces sp. SCSIO 30461, encodes the following:
- a CDS encoding RHS repeat-associated core domain-containing protein: MTVTLVDGRSAAIAVSPQTVAAPKNSAVTQAADIPSARVAARLSGKRVEALSERTETSTTWVNKDGSLTTELTAGPVRFQDDAADGGWRDVDLDLVSRSGGVEPKAHPRGLKLAGKRGTPATSLKAAQASKATDLVTLGEGDEQITLQWKGGLPSPKLEGTRAEYVNAVPGADVVVEATRTGFEQYVELKQKPEADGYTYTLPLRTKGLKVTQQKDGSLLFTDKKSKKQAVMPAPVMWDASVDKVSGEHTNRAKVAMKVNKTKGGVDLVVTPDAKFLADPKTQYPVTVDPSTSSLSSVFDTYVQQGETVDWSTDTELDLGNPGTKNGDGTWRTARSFISWNTAPISDALVTDAKLSLWNFHSGNTDCVAYPWEVWSTGAASTSSRWTAQPAWTAKKATSTETKGNPACTSAPDGWINANVTTLVQEWASAKAAKGHMGLRATSETVTAQWKRVNSANAASNPPKLTVTYNYRPRTGTKQEAGPPFFSYSGAYMVNTLTPTLRDTFVDANGDKVNGTFQIFDSVTDTQVGNVIVSPYVPSGQVASVTVPGGVLTNGKTYKFRTSPYDGAHYNLGWSAWKSFTVDTTAPSAPTAITSTDYPSTSWVKGAGQTGTFTITPNGTNHNWLEWSLDGATWTKVGTAGSTAAKPIGVTPPKDGTHTLQVRQVDKADNKSEAIDYTFHAGPGGFVQPTDGERTARRLPLVAETDSGMYDNVSFSWRRSEADPWVQIPAGDVSSGGVPLTAWPAAMTGGKNAPLVWNTTDTVNPDGTIQIKANFTGPNSASGSTAPLTVVVDRNASGAASTEIGPGSVNLLTGDYSLSAADVSALGLSVSRTASSRGPQQAANQEGQAAIFGKQWVSGTAGEATESDYSHIQKASDTAVDVVMTDGDAIHFAANAGKTGWIPEPGSEALSLAGSVTGSFTLSDTQGTVTEFTKPDPAVASWQVSSTLRDGLTNSTITVVSETVTVDGKKLARPKRVIAPTSAVSAATCTATPATKGCRVLEYAYATSTTATGSAFGDFAGQVSEIRLWSTEPGANSATSKSVQQYLYDDQGRLRRAWNPQITPSLFTEYAYDTAGRVTSLTPAGELAWTFIYGKAGNAATAGDGMLLKASRAGLKQGTSNVEEGTAFTSVVYDVPLTGSDAPYKMGAADVKAWGQKDAPTDAAAVFPADAVPAAHSGDALGASSYTRADLTYMGVSGRSVNAVTPGGHVVTTEYDRFGNTVSELSASNRAVALGVSAADRAAQADLGIAQLSTAERATLLSTISVYNENGMRALEKLSPLRRIDLTADLKSGATTLVPAGTSVTARSWTLNEYDAGRPTDGTAKVKDQVTKVTTGAQVREHPGVQGEPRVMQTVYDWAKGLPTQTSKDPGGLAVTETTEYDAQGRITKQRLPGANGTDAATRVTTYWSATGTGACQGRPEWADQVCSAGPAGAITGGGSNPAQLPTSTTEYNWWGAPAKVSDTANSVTRTTTITYDNAGRPTKVAVTGGIGQAVPEVTTEYDPASGRTLRTVSPSGGVITRVYDKLGRIISYADADTGTTATEYDLLNRLAKVTDNAPSTTTYTYDQADEPRGLPTKINDSVAGAFQATYDADGLVDEQQLPGGYTLRVTRDTSGATSERTYTRDSDATLVYSDSVTATIHSQNSTHSGWSNQTYRYDGVGRLTSVDDTVATVCTRRTYGFDSRTNRTSRTVAASSPGADCPGSGGTTTTHLYDSADRLVDAGYTYDAFGRTVTKPGTTAISYYANDLVQRQTTSGKRQTWQLDAGMRFRSWTVETENSGTWTQTNAKRNHYGDDSDNPRWIEEDATGGVITRNVQSLEGNLGATTGKTGAVVIDLTNIHGDIALQLPLDTTFAPLALDSDEYGNARTGQQAVDRYSWLGAEQRSTVVTSDLILMGTRLYSPGEGRFLSTDPIPGGNANAYEYCHGDPINCFDLNGMWSYSVWKRWWSPYMHIWVYLNKSETRWAAAGAGSTGQLLGVIEKWMPGPLKLLVGYLRLYVWYITTVASYAALRGKCLSLHAWKAAHFYGAPSAWTRRC